The following proteins come from a genomic window of Panthera leo isolate Ple1 chromosome E2, P.leo_Ple1_pat1.1, whole genome shotgun sequence:
- the KDELR1 gene encoding ER lumen protein-retaining receptor 1, whose product MNLFRFLGDLSHLLAIVLLLLKIWKSRSCAGISGKSQVLFAVVFTARYLDLFTNYISLYNTCMKVVYIACSFTTVWMIYSKFKATYDGNHDTFRVEFLVVPTAILAFLVNHDFTPLEILWTFSIYLESVAILPQLFMVSKTGEAETITSHYLFALGVYRTLYLFNWIWRYHFEGFFDLIAIVAGLVQTVLYCDFFYLYITKVLKGKKLSLPA is encoded by the exons ATGAATCTCTTCCGATTCCTGGGAGACCTCTCCCACCTCCTAGCCATCGTTTTGCTACTGCTCAAAATCTGGAAGTCTCGCTCTTGTGCCG GGATTTCAGGGAAAAGCCAGGTCCTGTTTGCAGTGGTGTTCACGGCCCGCTACCTGGACCTCTTCACCAACTACATCTCCCTGTACAACACGTGCATGAAG GTGGTCTACATTGCCTGTTCCTTCACCACAGTCTGGATGATTTACAGCAAGTTCAAGGCCACGTACGACGGCAACCACGACACATTCAGGGTGGAGTTCCTCGTTGTTCCCACGGCCATCCTGGCGTTCCTGGTCAACCATGACTTTACGCCTCTGGAG aTCCTCTGGACCTTCTCCATCTACCTGGAGTCGGTGGCCATCCTGCCGCAGCTGTTCATGGTGAGCAAGACGGGGGAGGCGGAGACCATCACGAGCCACTACCTGTTCGCCCTGGGTGTCTACCGGACCCTCTATCTCTTCAACTGGATCTGGCGCTACCATTTTGAGGGCTTCTTCGACCTCATCGCCATCGTGGCGGGCCTGGTCCAGACGGTCCTCTACTGCGATTTCTTCTACCTCTACATCACCAAAG TCCTGAAGGGGAAGAAGCTGAGTTTGCCGGCGTAG
- the SYNGR4 gene encoding synaptogyrin-4 isoform X1 produces the protein MHIPESLQDLADSEAVQFLKRPKTITRIFAGVFSLVVFSSLLTDGHQNNTESSRLHCILNSNSTACGFAVGAGLLAFLTCLAFLALDTQESRIGSSRFKTAFQLLDFILAAPPVLWTGIWFVGFCFLANQWQHSPPEGLLLGSSSAKAAITFTFFSVLVWAFQAYLALQDLRNDPPVPYKRSLDEGGVALTTLSPPSAASPVNTPPAGPNSLNYASSALSPYLATPKAPRLAMMPDN, from the exons ATGCACATCCCTGAAAGCCTCCAGGACCTGGCTGACAGTGAAGCCGTGCAGTTTCTGAAGAGGCCAAAGACGATCACCCGGATCTTTGCAGGG GTGTTCTCCCTCGTCGTCTTCTCCTCCCTGCTGACCGACGGCCACCAGAACAACACGGAGTCTTCGAGGCTCCACTGCATCCTGAACAGCAACAGCACGGCCTGCGGCTTCGCCGTGGGGGCCGGCCTCCTGGCCTTCCTCACCTGCCTGGCCTTCCTCGCCCTGGACACCCAGGAGAGCCGCATCGGCAGCAGCCGCTTCAAGACGGCCTTCCAGCTCCTGGACTTCATCCTGGCTG CCCCCCCAGTCCTGTGGACAGGCATCTGGTTCGTGGGTTTCTGCTTCCTGGCCAACCAGTGGCAGCACTCACCCCCCGAAGGGCTCCTCCTGGGAAGCAGCAGCGCCAAGGCCGCCATCACCTTCACTTTCTTCTCCGTCCTCGTCTGG GCATTCCAGGCCTACCTGGCCCTCCAGGACCTCCGGAACGACCCTCCAGTCCCTTACAAGCGCTCCCTGGATGAGGGTGGTGTGGCGCtaaccaccctctccccaccctctgctgCCAGCCCTGTTAACACACCCCCCGCTGGCCCCAACAGCCTGAATTACGccagctctgccctctccccctaccTGGCCACACCGAAGGCCCCCCGCCTCGCTATGATGCCCGACAACTGA
- the SYNGR4 gene encoding synaptogyrin-4 isoform X2 — MHIPESLQDLADSEAVQFLKRPKTITRIFAGVFSLVVFSSLLTDGHQNNTESSRLHCILNSNSTACGFAVGAGLLAFLTCLAFLALDTQESRIGSSRFKTAFQLLDFILAVLWTGIWFVGFCFLANQWQHSPPEGLLLGSSSAKAAITFTFFSVLVWAFQAYLALQDLRNDPPVPYKRSLDEGGVALTTLSPPSAASPVNTPPAGPNSLNYASSALSPYLATPKAPRLAMMPDN, encoded by the exons ATGCACATCCCTGAAAGCCTCCAGGACCTGGCTGACAGTGAAGCCGTGCAGTTTCTGAAGAGGCCAAAGACGATCACCCGGATCTTTGCAGGG GTGTTCTCCCTCGTCGTCTTCTCCTCCCTGCTGACCGACGGCCACCAGAACAACACGGAGTCTTCGAGGCTCCACTGCATCCTGAACAGCAACAGCACGGCCTGCGGCTTCGCCGTGGGGGCCGGCCTCCTGGCCTTCCTCACCTGCCTGGCCTTCCTCGCCCTGGACACCCAGGAGAGCCGCATCGGCAGCAGCCGCTTCAAGACGGCCTTCCAGCTCCTGGACTTCATCCTGGCTG TCCTGTGGACAGGCATCTGGTTCGTGGGTTTCTGCTTCCTGGCCAACCAGTGGCAGCACTCACCCCCCGAAGGGCTCCTCCTGGGAAGCAGCAGCGCCAAGGCCGCCATCACCTTCACTTTCTTCTCCGTCCTCGTCTGG GCATTCCAGGCCTACCTGGCCCTCCAGGACCTCCGGAACGACCCTCCAGTCCCTTACAAGCGCTCCCTGGATGAGGGTGGTGTGGCGCtaaccaccctctccccaccctctgctgCCAGCCCTGTTAACACACCCCCCGCTGGCCCCAACAGCCTGAATTACGccagctctgccctctccccctaccTGGCCACACCGAAGGCCCCCCGCCTCGCTATGATGCCCGACAACTGA
- the SYNGR4 gene encoding synaptogyrin-4 isoform X3, with protein sequence MHIPESLQDLADSEAVQFLKRPKTITRIFAGVFSLVVFSSLLTDGHQNNTESSRLHCILNSNSTACGFAVGAGLLAFLTCLAFLALDTQESRIGSSRFKTAFQLLDFILAGPSTPLLSCGPPSPVDRHLVRGFLLPGQPVAALTPRRAPPGKQQRQGRHHLHFLLRPRLGIPGLPGPPGPPERPSSPLQALPG encoded by the exons ATGCACATCCCTGAAAGCCTCCAGGACCTGGCTGACAGTGAAGCCGTGCAGTTTCTGAAGAGGCCAAAGACGATCACCCGGATCTTTGCAGGG GTGTTCTCCCTCGTCGTCTTCTCCTCCCTGCTGACCGACGGCCACCAGAACAACACGGAGTCTTCGAGGCTCCACTGCATCCTGAACAGCAACAGCACGGCCTGCGGCTTCGCCGTGGGGGCCGGCCTCCTGGCCTTCCTCACCTGCCTGGCCTTCCTCGCCCTGGACACCCAGGAGAGCCGCATCGGCAGCAGCCGCTTCAAGACGGCCTTCCAGCTCCTGGACTTCATCCTGGCTG GGCCCTCCACCCCTCTTCTCTCTTGCGGCCCCCCCAGTCCTGTGGACAGGCATCTGGTTCGTGGGTTTCTGCTTCCTGGCCAACCAGTGGCAGCACTCACCCCCCGAAGGGCTCCTCCTGGGAAGCAGCAGCGCCAAGGCCGCCATCACCTTCACTTTCTTCTCCGTCCTCGTCTGG GCATTCCAGGCCTACCTGGCCCTCCAGGACCTCCGGAACGACCCTCCAGTCCCTTACAAGCGCTCCCTGGATGA